One Opitutia bacterium DNA segment encodes these proteins:
- a CDS encoding glycoside hydrolase family 2 protein, whose amino-acid sequence MKRLILPVLFAVLCATSLTAAPARERLNFDASWRFAFGHPSDATKDFNHGTGYFSHLAKAGYGDGPADPKFDASAWRELDLPHDWAVEAPFDAKGSHSHGYKAIGRNFPERSVGWYRKTFRVPESDLGRRIALEFDGVHRDSQVFVNGFFLGRQPSGSTSFRYDLTDYLNYGGENVVAVRVDVTLEEGWYYEGAGIHRHVWLTKTAPLHVGHWSTFVSTELSANQSAAVVTARATLANDGPAAAAFQLEQTILRPDGSTAATFLGAPATIDAGKQQEIVATMNVAQPQLWSIETPVMHRLITIVRDAAGVEVDRYETPFGIRSVRFDPDRGFFLNGQRVTLKGVNLHQDHAGVGVAVPDALIEFRLRRLREFGCNAIRTSHEPPSPAFLDACDRLGFLVIDENRLMGASPDQLGRLEAMIRRDRNHPSIILWSVGNEEWRIEGNILGARLTATMQALARRLDPTRRSTVAISGGWGGSSTTTGVVGYNYIAQSNPDEQHKKFPQQPGVGTEETTTQGTRGIYFDDKPRGHMAPLAKGDSGGNCEIGWQYYAARPFLAGLFFWTGFDYRGESTPFSFPAISSQFGILDTCGFPKDSFYYLQSWWTDRPVLHVAPHWNWPDRIGQELKVTCYSNHEAVELFLNGASLGKKEMPRNGHLEWPVTYQPGVLEARGYRGGAIVQTTRVETTGAPARLVLTPDRTELRADGTDVSVFAVSAVDAHGRHVPTAANFVEFSVEGGRVLGVGNGDPSCHEPDAASARSLFSGYAQVIVQAPRHVGPIKLTAHAVGLASAEVTINAR is encoded by the coding sequence ATGAAGCGACTGATTCTCCCAGTGCTCTTCGCCGTGTTGTGTGCGACGAGTTTGACCGCCGCACCGGCACGCGAGCGATTGAATTTCGACGCGAGCTGGCGCTTCGCGTTCGGCCATCCCTCGGACGCGACGAAGGATTTCAACCACGGCACCGGCTACTTCTCCCATCTCGCGAAAGCCGGCTACGGCGACGGTCCCGCCGACCCGAAGTTCGACGCCAGCGCGTGGCGCGAACTTGATCTCCCCCACGATTGGGCGGTCGAGGCGCCGTTCGATGCCAAGGGCAGTCACAGCCACGGCTACAAGGCGATCGGCCGCAATTTCCCCGAGCGCAGCGTCGGCTGGTATCGCAAAACCTTCCGCGTGCCGGAGAGCGACCTCGGGCGGCGCATCGCACTGGAATTCGACGGCGTGCACCGCGATTCGCAGGTGTTCGTGAACGGCTTTTTCCTCGGTCGCCAGCCGAGCGGGTCGACGAGCTTTCGCTACGACCTCACCGACTACCTGAACTACGGCGGCGAGAATGTCGTGGCCGTGCGCGTGGACGTCACGCTCGAGGAAGGTTGGTATTACGAGGGCGCGGGCATCCACCGCCACGTCTGGTTGACGAAAACCGCTCCGCTCCACGTCGGACACTGGAGCACGTTCGTTTCAACGGAGCTCAGCGCCAACCAGTCCGCCGCCGTCGTCACCGCGCGCGCCACGCTCGCGAACGACGGCCCCGCCGCGGCCGCTTTTCAGCTCGAGCAAACCATCCTGCGTCCGGATGGCAGCACCGCTGCGACGTTCCTCGGCGCCCCCGCAACCATCGACGCGGGCAAGCAGCAGGAAATCGTCGCCACGATGAACGTCGCGCAGCCTCAGCTCTGGTCGATCGAGACGCCAGTGATGCACCGCTTGATCACGATCGTGCGCGACGCCGCGGGCGTGGAAGTCGACCGTTACGAGACGCCGTTCGGCATCCGCTCGGTGCGCTTCGATCCGGACCGCGGCTTCTTTCTCAACGGCCAACGCGTCACGCTCAAAGGCGTGAATCTCCACCAGGATCACGCCGGCGTCGGTGTCGCGGTGCCGGACGCGTTGATCGAGTTCCGTCTGCGCCGCCTGCGCGAATTCGGCTGCAACGCCATCCGCACCTCGCATGAGCCGCCAAGCCCCGCGTTTCTCGACGCATGCGACCGCCTCGGCTTCCTCGTGATCGACGAGAACCGCCTCATGGGCGCGAGCCCCGACCAACTGGGCCGCCTCGAAGCGATGATCCGCCGCGACCGCAATCACCCGAGCATCATCCTGTGGTCCGTCGGCAACGAGGAGTGGCGCATCGAGGGCAACATCCTCGGCGCGCGCCTCACCGCGACGATGCAAGCGCTCGCGCGCCGCCTCGATCCCACGCGACGCTCGACCGTCGCCATCAGCGGCGGCTGGGGCGGCAGCTCCACGACCACCGGCGTCGTCGGCTACAACTACATCGCGCAATCGAACCCCGACGAGCAGCACAAGAAGTTCCCGCAACAACCCGGCGTCGGCACCGAGGAGACCACGACGCAGGGCACGCGCGGCATCTATTTCGACGACAAGCCGCGCGGACACATGGCACCGCTCGCGAAGGGTGACAGCGGCGGCAATTGCGAGATCGGCTGGCAATACTACGCGGCGCGTCCGTTCCTCGCCGGCCTGTTTTTCTGGACGGGCTTCGACTACCGCGGCGAATCGACGCCGTTCAGCTTCCCGGCGATCAGCTCGCAGTTCGGCATTCTCGACACCTGCGGTTTTCCGAAGGACAGCTTCTATTATCTGCAATCGTGGTGGACCGACCGCCCTGTGTTGCACGTCGCACCGCACTGGAATTGGCCCGACCGCATCGGTCAGGAGCTGAAGGTCACGTGCTACAGCAACCACGAAGCCGTCGAGCTGTTCCTCAACGGTGCCTCGCTCGGAAAAAAGGAAATGCCGCGCAACGGCCACCTCGAGTGGCCAGTCACCTACCAACCGGGTGTGCTTGAAGCGCGCGGCTACCGCGGCGGCGCGATCGTGCAGACCACGCGCGTCGAAACCACCGGCGCTCCCGCGCGACTCGTGCTCACGCCGGACCGCACGGAGCTCCGCGCCGACGGCACGGACGTGTCCGTGTTCGCTGTCTCGGCCGTGGATGCGCACGGGCGGCACGTGCCGACGGCGGCGAACTTCGTCGAATTCTCCGTCGAGGGCGGACGCGTCCTCGGCGTCGGCAACGGCGACCCGAGTTGCCATGAGCCCGACGCCGCGAGCGCGCGCAGCCTGTTCAGCGGCTACGCGCAGGTCATCGTTCAAGCCCCGCGCCACGTCGGCCCGATCAAGCTCACCGCCCACGCCGTCGGACTCGCGTCCGCCGAAGTCACGATCAACGCACGCTGA
- a CDS encoding beta-glucosidase has product MSFPKDFTWGAAAAAYQIEGAVATDGRGPSVWDVFTHEPGKIFEDHNGDVACDHYHRYAEDVALMRDMGARAYRLSVSWPRVMPEGTGRVNDQGLAFYDRLVDELLAAGVTPWVTLFHWDLPQALQLRGAWGNREIVEWFGDYAAVVADKLGDRVKHWMTLNEPPVVIGLGYHEGMFAPGQRLSFRECLLGSHHLLMAHGRATQALRARCKGPIQVSIAHTGRERIPATNSAADIEAARRDYFGCTNKNMWNISWWMDPVHLGHYPHDAAAAFGADMPQVTDADLKLIAQPIDFTGYNCYSGWLVRAKPDGSPENVPNPWGIGNARGTLPWLNIAPDATYWAARFIHERYQLPVVFTENGYCNTDFVHLDGKVHDPQRIDFMARYLGAMKRAVVEGVPVAGYFYWSVMDNFEWKEGYKDRFGLIHVDYQTQKRTPKDSYYWYRELIRTNGANLPA; this is encoded by the coding sequence ATGTCGTTTCCGAAAGACTTCACCTGGGGCGCCGCTGCGGCCGCCTACCAAATCGAAGGCGCCGTCGCGACCGACGGTCGCGGTCCGTCCGTGTGGGACGTGTTTACGCACGAGCCCGGCAAAATCTTCGAGGACCACAATGGCGACGTCGCCTGCGACCACTACCACCGTTACGCGGAGGACGTCGCGCTCATGCGCGACATGGGCGCGCGAGCCTACCGTCTCTCCGTCTCCTGGCCGCGAGTGATGCCCGAAGGCACCGGCCGCGTGAACGACCAGGGCCTCGCCTTCTACGATCGCCTCGTCGACGAACTGCTCGCCGCCGGCGTCACGCCGTGGGTGACGCTGTTTCACTGGGATTTGCCGCAGGCGCTGCAATTGCGCGGCGCGTGGGGCAATCGCGAGATCGTCGAATGGTTCGGCGACTACGCCGCCGTCGTGGCCGACAAACTCGGCGATCGCGTGAAGCACTGGATGACGCTCAACGAGCCGCCCGTCGTCATCGGCCTCGGCTATCACGAAGGCATGTTCGCGCCCGGCCAGCGCCTCAGTTTCCGCGAGTGTCTGCTCGGTTCGCACCACCTGCTCATGGCGCACGGCCGCGCCACGCAGGCGCTGCGCGCCCGTTGCAAGGGCCCGATCCAGGTCTCCATCGCGCACACCGGCCGCGAGCGCATCCCCGCTACGAATTCCGCCGCCGACATCGAGGCCGCGCGCCGCGACTACTTCGGGTGCACGAACAAAAACATGTGGAACATCTCGTGGTGGATGGATCCCGTGCACCTTGGCCACTACCCGCACGACGCCGCAGCCGCGTTCGGCGCCGACATGCCGCAGGTCACCGACGCCGATCTCAAGCTCATCGCGCAGCCGATCGATTTCACCGGCTACAACTGCTACTCCGGCTGGCTCGTGCGCGCGAAGCCCGACGGCTCGCCGGAGAACGTCCCGAATCCGTGGGGCATCGGCAACGCGCGCGGCACGCTCCCGTGGCTGAACATCGCACCCGATGCGACGTATTGGGCCGCGCGGTTCATCCACGAGCGTTACCAGCTCCCCGTCGTCTTCACCGAAAACGGCTACTGCAACACCGACTTCGTCCACCTCGACGGCAAGGTCCACGACCCGCAACGCATCGACTTCATGGCGCGCTACCTCGGCGCGATGAAGCGCGCTGTCGTCGAGGGCGTGCCCGTGGCCGGCTATTTCTATTGGTCCGTGATGGACAACTTCGAGTGGAAGGAAGGCTACAAGGACCGCTTCGGCCTCATCCACGTCGACTACCAGACGCAGAAGCGCACGCCCAAGGATTCTTATTACTGGTATCGCGAGCTCATCCGCACCAACGGCGCGAACCTGCCGGCGTGA
- a CDS encoding MFS transporter produces MSSPAPHVTALEDRVPVPQKLGYGLGTVLDMWGHWLYPTLVNQVFNIGLGVSPALVSTAIMLNRVFDAFSDPLFGWWSDNTRTRWGRRRPFMLVGSIIAGVCLPLLFWVHPGWSQMSYFWFMVISSALYIPVMSCFYMPYVSLGSELTPDYHERTSVQSYKYAVQKLPELGLFFAAQFTTLALWVGATSTNAGERVLSLLHSTAAWAPAPAGSHPNIVLAAQVYCMILGALMVVAGVVLFLTVRERYYDKLVAGKQERTSLITSVKQTASCRPFLLLIGMRLAYGMGLSMVGTLGYYDTVYYVCRGDLAAGAGWNFWMGVSGMLLGFAGIPTFTAIAHRLGKRHGMRAVMLTAIGVFVATWWFYDPAHPWLQPLASGFIAFTGAGFWTLDGSMLADVIDYDELQTGQRREGVFSSAASWIMKCGMALGAGAAGFILAGTGFDVALGGNQTEHALFMMRFLLATIPIAGLLLALVALAKFPLTQDVMLDIRRQLEARRGRV; encoded by the coding sequence ATGAGTTCCCCCGCCCCGCATGTCACCGCTCTGGAAGATCGCGTGCCCGTGCCGCAGAAGCTCGGCTACGGCCTCGGCACCGTCCTCGATATGTGGGGCCACTGGCTCTACCCGACGCTGGTCAACCAGGTCTTCAACATCGGGCTCGGGGTCTCGCCGGCACTCGTGAGCACGGCGATCATGCTGAACCGCGTGTTCGACGCGTTCTCGGATCCGCTGTTCGGCTGGTGGTCGGACAACACGCGCACGCGCTGGGGGCGGCGTCGGCCGTTCATGCTCGTCGGCTCGATCATCGCGGGCGTTTGCCTGCCGCTCTTGTTCTGGGTGCACCCGGGTTGGAGCCAGATGAGTTACTTCTGGTTCATGGTGATCTCGTCGGCGCTCTACATCCCCGTGATGAGCTGCTTCTACATGCCGTATGTCAGCCTCGGGTCCGAGCTGACGCCGGACTACCACGAGCGCACGAGCGTGCAGTCCTACAAATACGCCGTGCAGAAGCTGCCGGAACTCGGCCTGTTTTTCGCCGCGCAGTTCACCACGCTCGCGCTCTGGGTCGGCGCCACCTCCACCAACGCCGGCGAGCGCGTCCTCTCGCTTTTGCACAGCACCGCCGCGTGGGCGCCCGCACCGGCGGGTTCGCACCCCAACATCGTTCTCGCCGCGCAGGTTTACTGCATGATCCTCGGCGCGCTGATGGTCGTGGCCGGCGTCGTGTTGTTCCTCACGGTGCGCGAGCGCTACTACGACAAGCTCGTCGCGGGCAAACAGGAGCGCACGTCGCTCATCACGTCGGTGAAACAGACGGCATCGTGCCGGCCGTTCCTGCTGCTCATCGGCATGCGCCTCGCCTACGGCATGGGCCTGAGCATGGTCGGCACGCTGGGTTACTACGACACCGTCTACTACGTCTGCCGCGGCGACCTTGCGGCGGGCGCGGGCTGGAATTTTTGGATGGGCGTCTCGGGCATGCTGCTCGGCTTCGCGGGCATTCCGACCTTCACGGCGATCGCGCACCGACTCGGCAAACGCCACGGCATGCGCGCGGTGATGCTGACCGCGATCGGCGTGTTCGTGGCGACGTGGTGGTTCTACGACCCGGCGCATCCGTGGCTGCAGCCGCTGGCGTCGGGCTTCATCGCGTTCACCGGCGCCGGCTTCTGGACGCTCGACGGCTCGATGCTCGCGGACGTGATCGACTACGACGAACTGCAAACCGGCCAGCGCCGTGAAGGCGTGTTCTCGTCCGCCGCCTCGTGGATCATGAAGTGCGGCATGGCGCTCGGCGCGGGCGCGGCGGGCTTCATCCTCGCCGGCACCGGCTTCGACGTCGCCCTCGGCGGCAACCAGACCGAGCACGCGCTGTTCATGATGCGCTTCCTGCTCGCGACGATTCCGATCGCCGGCCTGCTGCTCGCCTTGGTGGCGCTGGCGAAATTTCCGCTCACGCAGGACGTGATGCTCGACATCCGCCGCCAGCTCGAGGCGCGGCGCGGCCGGGTTTGA
- a CDS encoding acetylxylan esterase produces MHTPRFLFASALVLAAMNVSAGDLSANSAITPVPPQAQLRIATVQVRVAPDHRDWTYQLGESAKFRVSVVADNEPIENVAVTYQAGQELRPTETKSAIVPLDGLVIDGGTLKEPGFLRCIVTAKVAGREVKGVATAAFAPEKIAPTQTEPADFDAFWQKGREDLAKVPMEAKLTLLPDQCTDKVNVYHVSFRVVSPDWNAIKGRIYGIYCEPKQPGKYPALLRVPGAGVRPYAGDKGTAAEGAITLEIGIHGIPVNLPQEVYDQLGAGALNDYCFFNFDDKEAYYYRRVFLGVLRANDFLASRGNWDGKRLVVAGGSQGGWLSLVAGALDSRVTAIAVTHPAGCDLTGDLHGRASGWPWPFRQWHFPDPAPHATPAKIATTSYYDGVNFAKRIKVPGYYTWGYNDDVCTPTSIYAAYNLIRAPKTLGLTLELAHVYTPEQGEAIQEHIRQFLGLK; encoded by the coding sequence ATGCACACGCCTCGTTTCCTGTTCGCGAGCGCACTCGTCCTTGCCGCCATGAACGTCTCCGCCGGCGACTTGTCCGCCAACTCCGCCATCACGCCCGTCCCGCCGCAGGCCCAGCTGCGCATCGCCACCGTCCAGGTGCGCGTCGCGCCCGACCATCGCGACTGGACCTATCAGCTCGGCGAGTCGGCGAAGTTCCGCGTCAGCGTCGTCGCCGACAACGAGCCGATCGAGAATGTCGCCGTCACCTACCAAGCGGGCCAGGAACTGCGTCCCACGGAAACGAAGAGCGCCATCGTGCCGCTCGACGGACTCGTGATCGACGGCGGCACGCTCAAGGAGCCGGGCTTCCTCCGCTGCATCGTCACCGCCAAGGTCGCCGGCCGCGAAGTGAAAGGCGTCGCCACCGCCGCGTTCGCGCCCGAAAAAATCGCGCCGACGCAGACCGAGCCCGCCGACTTCGACGCGTTCTGGCAAAAGGGCCGCGAGGATCTCGCGAAGGTTCCGATGGAGGCCAAACTCACGCTCCTGCCGGACCAATGCACCGACAAGGTGAACGTCTATCACGTCAGCTTCCGTGTCGTCAGCCCCGACTGGAACGCGATCAAGGGCCGCATCTACGGCATCTATTGCGAGCCGAAGCAACCGGGCAAATATCCCGCGCTCCTCCGCGTCCCCGGCGCCGGCGTGCGGCCGTATGCCGGCGACAAAGGCACCGCCGCCGAGGGCGCGATCACACTCGAGATCGGCATCCACGGCATCCCGGTCAACCTGCCGCAGGAAGTCTACGACCAGCTCGGCGCCGGCGCGTTGAACGACTACTGCTTCTTCAACTTCGACGACAAGGAAGCCTATTACTACCGCCGCGTGTTCCTCGGTGTGCTGCGCGCGAACGATTTTCTCGCCTCGCGCGGCAACTGGGACGGCAAACGTCTCGTCGTCGCCGGCGGCAGTCAGGGCGGCTGGCTCTCGCTCGTCGCGGGCGCGCTCGACTCGCGCGTCACGGCGATTGCGGTCACGCATCCGGCCGGCTGCGACCTCACCGGCGACTTGCATGGTCGCGCCTCGGGCTGGCCGTGGCCGTTCCGCCAATGGCACTTCCCCGATCCGGCGCCGCACGCGACGCCCGCAAAGATCGCCACGACCTCCTACTACGACGGCGTGAACTTCGCCAAACGCATCAAAGTCCCCGGCTACTACACGTGGGGTTACAACGACGACGTCTGCACGCCGACCTCGATCTACGCCGCCTACAACCTCATCCGCGCGCCCAAAACGCTCGGCCTCACGCTCGAGCTCGCGCACGTCTACACGCCGGAGCAGGGCGAGGCGATTCAGGAGCACATCCGGCAGTTCCTTGGACTGAAGTAA